One segment of Triticum aestivum cultivar Chinese Spring chromosome 2A, IWGSC CS RefSeq v2.1, whole genome shotgun sequence DNA contains the following:
- the LOC123188870 gene encoding suppressor of RPS4-RLD 1, with protein MGSDRGELARLCSGRNWSKAIRLLDSILARSPSSIHDLCNRAFCYFQLELHKHVVKDCDRALQLDPALLQAYVLKGKALCALGKNEEALVAWEQGHEIAVRDTIDLKQLLELEELVSSVKIYETVECEDVVDASPCDTKVVISEDRFINTSFTAATTDTKTVVCEENTANSKSLSNSDALLPNNSKDHKDSVSPAKDTTVTHQTPKKQPKTDKKNKAKVKKETNGQAEDVEERRSSDETITLDQALFATKVSKSSKSISLDFRLSRGIAQVNEGRYDQAISIFDQILRETPTYPEALIGRGTAYAFQRELDSAISDFTKAIQSNPSAGEAWKRRGQARAALGEFVEAIDDLTKALEFEPNSPDILHERGIVNFKFKDYNSAVEDLSTCVKRDKKNSSAHTYLGLTLSAVGEYKRAEDEHLLGIKYDGSFLDSWAHLSQLYLDLAYPEKMLDNLEKVLQIDSRFSKAYHLRGILYHGMGRHRSAIKELSTALTLDASSIECLYLRASCHHAIGEYKAAIKDYDDVLDLELDSMDKFVLQCLAFYQKEIALYTASKANLEFSQFNIDDDVDPLFKEYWCKRLHPKNVAEKVYRQPPLRISLRSGRLNKQDFKFTKHQTSLLLAADSIGKKIQYNCRGFLPNQRQYRMAGLAAIEIAQKVSKAWRFLRNPKNSAKLVRRRDKHNMSVNRGGYCSTSTLSAGSPTSSPSEERVSSGISLSWQDVYNIAVKWRQISEPCDPVVWVNKLSEEFNSGFGSHTPLLLGQAKIVRYYPYYLRTLEAAKTIMLDLKYVNNAEDRAIFLTDIEKLKNIEVASSCSDLYNVVGETYWVATRCDSIAFQGRRLEGTRITTQNVGKTGFDFAIRTPCTPSRWEEYQEEMTAAWEAICEAYCSDPNPTRDSNALDAVKASILRMTYYWYNFMPLSRGSSVVGYVVLLGLFLAASMDVTASIPPGVQVDWEAILSPDPGTFVDAVKPWLYPSVKMSKSLKDYADVSVAFGTTGSVVAALTSADT; from the exons ATGGGCTCCGACCGCGGGGAGCTCGCGCGCCTCTGCAGCGGCCGCAACTGGTCCAAGGCCATACGCCTCCTCGACTCCATCCTCGCCCGCTCCCCCTCCTCCATCCACGACCTCTG CAACCGGGCCTTCTGCTACTTCCAGCTCGAGCTCCACAAGCACGTCGTCAAGGACTGTGACCGCGCGCTGCAGCTCGACCCCGCGCTTCTCCAGGCCTATGTCCTCAAAG GCAAGGCACTGTGCGCATTGGGGAAAAATGAGGAAGCTTTGGTTGCTTGGGAGCAAGGACATGAGATTGCTGTCCGTGACACAATTGACCTGAAACAGTTGCTGGAATTGGAAGAATTAGTTTCTTCTGTTAAAATTTATGAGACGGTTGAGTGTGAAGACGTTGTGGATGCATCACCATGTGATACCAAAGTTGTTATCTCAGAAGATCGTTTTATCAACACGTCATTCACTGCAGCTACAACTGATACAAAAACTGTTGTGTGTGAAGAGAACACTGCAAATTCCAAATCTTTATCAAATAGTGATGCACTGTTACCTAACAACAGTAAAGACCATAAAGATTCTGTCAGTCCAGCAAAAGACACCACAGTGACACATCAAActcccaagaaacagccaaagacAGATAAGAAAAACAAAGCAAAAGTTAAAAAAGAAACAAATGGCCAGGCTGAAGATGTGGAGGAGAGAAGAAGTTCCGATGAAACCATAACACTAGATCAAGCACTGTTTGCTACAAAAGTGTCAAAATCATCCAAATCAATAAGTTTGGATTTTCGACTATCGCGAGGCATTGCACAG GTAAACGAAGGAAGGTACGACCAAGCAATATCCATTTTTGATCAG ATACTGCGGGAAACTCCAACTTATCCAGAGGCACTAATTGGGAGAGGTACAGCATATGCATTTCAAAGAGAACTGGACTCTGCTATTTCTGACTTCACCAAG GCTATACAATCAAATCCATCAGCTGGGGAGGCGTGGAAGCGGCGGGGACAAGCTCGCGCTGCTTTAGGAGAGTTTGTCGAG GCTATTGACGACTTGACTAAAGCATTGGAATTTGAACCAAATTCTCCTGATATTTTACATGAAAGGG GAATTGTGAACTTCAAATTCAAGGACTACAATTCCGCAGTAGAAGATCTCTCAACATGTGTGAAGCGTGACAAGaaaaacagttctgcacacacttaCTTG GGTCTTACTCTTTCAGCAGTTGGAGAGTACAAACGTGCTGAAGACGAGCATCTCCTTGGCATAAAATACGATGGGAGTTTTCTGGATAGCTGGGCTCACCTTTCTCAG CTTTATCTTGATTTGGCTTATCCAGAGAAGATGTTGGATAACCTTGAGAAAGTTCTTCAAATTGACTCGAG GTTTTCAAAAGCATACCATCTACGTGGAATTCTCTACCATGGAATGGGTAGGCATAG GAGTGCTATTAAAGAGTTATCAACTGCTTTGACACTTGATGCTTCAAGTATTGAGTGCCTATACCTGCGTGCCTCTTGCCATCATGCGATTGGAGAATATAAGGCTGCG ATCAAAGATTATGATGACGTACTCGATCTGGAGCTTGATTCCATGGATAAGTTTGTGCTGCAATGTTTAGCCTTCTATCAG AAGGAAATTGCTCTGTACACTGCTTCTAAGGCGAATTTAGAGTTCTCTCAGTTCAacattgatgatgatgttgatccaCTATTCAAG GAATATTGGTGCAAACGACTGCACCCAAAAAATGTGGCCGAAAAGGTATATCGCCAACCACCATTACGGATCTCACTTAGAAGTGGGCGTCTTAATAAGCAAGACTTCAAGTTCACAAAGCATCAAACTAGTCTTCTCCTAGCCGCAGATTCAATTGGGAAGAAGATTCAGTATAATTGCCGCGGCTTCTTGCCGAATCAACGCCAG TACCGCATGGCTGGCTTAGCTGCTATTGAGATTGCTCAGAAAGTTTCCAAGGCTTGGCGCTTTCTGAGAAATCCGAAGAACAGTGCAAAGTTAGTCAGGAGAAGGGATAAGCATAACATGAGCGTAAACAGGGGAGGCTACTGTAGCACCAGTACTTTATCCGCTGGATCTCCAACATCTAGTCCAAGTGAGGAAAGGGTTTCGTCTGGGATTTCTCTGTCCTGGCAGGATGTCTATAATATTGCTGTCAAGTGGAGACAGATTTCTGAACCTTGTGATCCAGTTGTTTGGGTCAATAAGCTAAG TGAAGAGTTCAATTCTGGTTTTGGTTCTCACACCCCATTGCTTCTTGGTCAAGCGAAAATTGTTCGCTACTATCCATATTACCTAAG AACTTTGGAAGCTGCGAAAACCATTATGCTTGACTTGAAGTATGTCAATAATGCAGAGGATCGTGCAATTTTCCTTACAGATATTGAGAAGTTGAAAAAC ATAGAAGTTGCCTCATCATGCTCAGATTTGTACAATGTAGTTGGTGAGACCTATTGGGTTGCTACTAGATGTGATAGTATTGCGTTTCAGGG GAGGCGTCTTGAAGGGACAAGGATAACTACTCAAAATGT GGGTAAGACAGGATTTGACTTCGCCATACGAACTCCTTGTACACCATCTAGATGGGAGGAATACCAGGAAGAAATGACCGCAGCCTGGGAG GCCATTTGCGAGGCGTATTGTAGCGACCCAAATCCTACGCGTGACTCCAATGCACTTGATGCTGTGAAGGCGTCAATATTACGCATGACATATTACTG GTACAACTTCATGCCACTCTCCAGAGGATCATCGGTTGTAGGTTATGTGGTGCTGCTCGGCCTGTTCCTGGCAGCAAGCATGGATGTGACAGCAAGCATCCCGCCAGGCGTTCAGGTCGACTGGGAGGCGATCCTGTCCCCAGATCCTGGCACATTTGTGGATGCTGTTAAGCCCTGGTTGTACCCATCTGTAAAAATGAGCAAGAGCCTGAAAGATTATGCGGATGTCAGCGTTGCTTTCGGCACGACAGGATCGGTCGTAGCGGCCTTGACTTCTGCCGACACATAA